From Erwinia pyri, a single genomic window includes:
- a CDS encoding transporter substrate-binding domain-containing protein, whose protein sequence is MNKHRALLTLSLLVMTPVITHADTLEDIKSRGVLTVGIKNDYPPYGFMNAEGKTVGFEVDLARAIAADLLGSPDKIKLVPVNASNRIQFLQSGQIDLIMATLGITPEREKEIDFTDQYVLAAGPSVLARKEAKFNQWEQLKNQKVCGIQGSYYNKTLTQKYSIQLVNFTALPEAYRALQDNRCVAMVFDDITLQNKLGEPGWSGYKIAITPYEYQPMAGGLRKGDDAFKKAVNAAIVKTEGENKLVEWQTTYHMPPSDYIAKRAEAARAAK, encoded by the coding sequence ATGAATAAACATCGCGCACTGCTAACGCTTTCCCTGCTGGTTATGACGCCTGTCATCACCCACGCAGACACGCTTGAAGATATCAAAAGCCGTGGCGTACTGACCGTAGGCATCAAAAACGATTATCCGCCCTATGGCTTCATGAACGCTGAAGGTAAAACGGTGGGTTTTGAAGTAGATTTGGCCCGCGCCATCGCCGCTGATCTGCTGGGTTCCCCTGACAAAATCAAACTGGTGCCGGTCAACGCCTCCAACCGCATTCAGTTTCTTCAGTCTGGCCAAATCGATCTGATCATGGCGACGCTGGGCATTACGCCTGAGCGCGAGAAAGAGATCGACTTCACTGACCAGTACGTACTGGCAGCGGGCCCCTCCGTACTGGCGCGCAAAGAAGCCAAATTCAACCAGTGGGAACAGCTGAAAAATCAGAAGGTCTGCGGCATCCAGGGCTCTTATTACAACAAAACGCTGACGCAGAAATACAGCATTCAACTGGTGAACTTTACCGCCCTGCCGGAAGCCTATCGGGCATTGCAGGATAACCGCTGCGTGGCGATGGTATTTGATGATATTACGCTGCAAAACAAACTGGGCGAACCAGGCTGGAGCGGTTATAAAATCGCCATCACCCCTTATGAGTACCAGCCAATGGCTGGCGGCTTACGCAAAGGTGACGACGCCTTTAAAAAAGCTGTTAACGCAGCCATTGTGAAAACAGAAGGCGAGAACAAGCTGGTTGAGTGGCAGACCACTTATCACATGCCGCCGTCTGACTATATCGCTAAGCGTGCAGAAGCCGCCCGCGCGGCCAAATAA
- a CDS encoding IclR family transcriptional regulator: MSDVQGKNGVQLLDRAVMLMDLVADVGSEGVSLKTLCELSGLNKVTCHRILNSLVDHQLLHKAQGDKCYRLGTKLLIFGAKAAKGPGLRRQFQPALERLRKLTGETVMLMARDRDDSVCIDRYDSDFQMQTLTGSIGGAVPLGLGPGSLAILSFIEPETQQAIFERNLKRLHTWPILTRSRLQALIEQTAEQGYAFDPGELLPGIGGVAVPIRVAGAGVVGSLGLTVLSPRLTAETVQRYVALLQEEVANVEPLLSPLDTRLRASLG; this comes from the coding sequence ATGAGCGACGTTCAGGGGAAGAATGGCGTGCAGCTACTGGATCGTGCCGTGATGCTGATGGATCTGGTCGCTGATGTCGGCAGCGAGGGCGTGTCGTTGAAAACGCTGTGTGAGCTGTCCGGGCTAAACAAAGTAACCTGCCACCGCATATTGAACTCGCTGGTGGACCATCAGCTGCTGCACAAAGCGCAGGGCGATAAGTGCTACCGGCTGGGAACCAAGCTGTTAATTTTTGGTGCAAAAGCCGCGAAAGGGCCGGGGCTGCGTCGCCAGTTCCAGCCTGCGCTTGAGCGTTTGCGTAAGCTGACCGGCGAAACGGTGATGCTGATGGCGCGTGACCGGGATGACTCCGTCTGTATCGACCGCTACGACAGCGATTTTCAGATGCAAACGCTAACCGGCTCGATTGGTGGCGCAGTCCCGCTGGGTCTTGGCCCCGGAAGCCTGGCGATCCTGTCGTTTATTGAGCCTGAAACGCAACAGGCTATTTTTGAACGGAATCTTAAGCGCCTGCATACCTGGCCGATCCTGACCAGGAGCAGGCTGCAGGCTCTGATCGAGCAAACCGCTGAGCAGGGATATGCATTTGATCCGGGGGAGCTACTGCCTGGCATTGGCGGAGTGGCCGTACCGATCCGCGTGGCGGGCGCTGGCGTGGTCGGCTCGTTAGGGTTAACAGTGCTTTCACCGCGCCTGACGGCAGAAACCGTGCAGCGTTATGTCGCGCTGTTACAGGAAGAAGTGGCAAACGTCGAGCCGCTATTGAGCCCACTGGACACGCGCTTGCGGGCATCGCTGGGTTAA
- a CDS encoding SDR family NAD(P)-dependent oxidoreductase — MTISSRRVALISGASRGIGAAVAANLLANGWAVSLGCRTPDEVENSDPEHKLVCKFDALEGATEDSWIAATLAKFGRIDAVVHNAGMMLPVSVLAATDEEFDKTFDVNVKSPMRLSRKLWPHLVASGNGRIVTLVSLSGKRVRGERSSLYAMSKFAALALAHGLRRIGDEQGIRSTAICPGYVATDMGTSLSDVPVEKMTQPEDLAHLVRTVLELPTTTSIAEIPVNWTVEDQY; from the coding sequence ATGACGATTTCCAGCCGCCGCGTGGCGCTGATCAGTGGAGCAAGCCGGGGCATTGGTGCGGCTGTCGCCGCTAATTTATTGGCTAACGGCTGGGCCGTAAGCCTGGGATGCCGCACGCCTGACGAAGTTGAAAACAGCGATCCGGAACATAAGCTGGTATGCAAATTTGATGCGCTGGAGGGGGCCACCGAAGATAGCTGGATTGCCGCCACGCTGGCGAAATTTGGCCGTATCGATGCGGTAGTGCATAACGCGGGCATGATGCTGCCGGTTTCCGTACTTGCGGCCACCGATGAGGAGTTCGATAAAACGTTTGACGTCAACGTGAAATCGCCCATGCGTCTGAGCCGCAAGCTCTGGCCGCATTTAGTGGCCAGCGGCAACGGGCGTATTGTCACACTGGTTTCCCTCTCCGGTAAGCGCGTTCGCGGCGAACGTTCAAGCTTGTACGCCATGAGCAAATTTGCCGCGCTGGCGCTGGCGCACGGCCTGCGCCGCATTGGCGATGAGCAGGGCATCCGGTCAACCGCCATCTGCCCGGGCTATGTGGCGACCGATATGGGGACTTCGCTCTCTGACGTCCCGGTTGAAAAAATGACCCAGCCCGAAGATCTGGCACATCTGGTGCGCACGGTTCTTGAGCTGCCGACCACCACCAGCATCGCGGAAATTCCGGTTAACTGGACCGTGGAAGATCAATACTAG
- a CDS encoding NAD(P)/FAD-dependent oxidoreductase, protein MGPGVDLLSSSEKFPSQAEVVVIGGGIIGVATALSLAQRGVQTVLLEKGTVAAEQSSRNWGWCRRTGRDLRELPLIHKSMKMWEAMNALVGSETGFRREGILYTSRTEEQRARHLRWVEEARHHDIHSEMLSVAQVGEKLPGLQGSVVGGLWTPLDGRAEPQKATPAMAKYAMSLGVNLQQHCAVRTIEQSAGRVSHVVTEHGVVNCQSVVVAGGAWSRVLMQGMGIDLPQLKVLSTVMRTRPVQSDIAFCASFGNVALRKRLDGGLTIASSAINTADITPDSLRFMKAFFPAFWHERSSLQLRVGKRFIEEALHWQPGHADKISIYERIRVLDPHINPAIISQMLASLKQWLPSLGKVQVAQSWGGLIDTMPDAIPVISGVPSSPGLYLATGFSGHGFGIAPAAGQLMADLVTNVTPVVDPSAFRLSRFSDGEQIRAQHWL, encoded by the coding sequence ATGGGTCCAGGGGTCGATCTGTTGTCATCTTCGGAAAAATTTCCTTCGCAGGCGGAAGTTGTGGTCATTGGGGGAGGGATTATTGGCGTGGCCACGGCGCTTTCGCTGGCGCAGCGCGGGGTCCAGACGGTGCTGCTGGAAAAAGGCACCGTGGCCGCCGAGCAGTCCAGCCGGAACTGGGGCTGGTGCCGCCGCACCGGTCGCGATCTGCGTGAGCTGCCGCTGATCCACAAAAGTATGAAGATGTGGGAAGCGATGAATGCTCTGGTCGGCAGCGAAACGGGCTTTCGTCGGGAAGGCATTCTCTATACCTCACGCACAGAGGAACAGCGCGCAAGGCATCTGCGCTGGGTTGAAGAGGCGCGGCACCACGATATCCACAGCGAAATGCTTTCCGTTGCGCAGGTCGGTGAGAAACTTCCCGGTCTGCAGGGTTCTGTTGTCGGCGGACTCTGGACACCACTTGATGGGCGGGCAGAACCGCAGAAAGCGACTCCGGCGATGGCGAAATATGCGATGTCGCTTGGCGTGAATCTTCAGCAACACTGCGCGGTACGCACCATTGAACAGTCCGCCGGACGCGTGAGCCACGTTGTTACCGAGCATGGCGTGGTGAACTGCCAGTCCGTGGTAGTGGCAGGCGGTGCCTGGTCAAGAGTGCTGATGCAGGGAATGGGCATCGATCTGCCGCAGCTAAAGGTGCTCTCCACGGTGATGCGAACGCGTCCGGTACAGAGTGATATCGCCTTTTGCGCCAGCTTTGGCAACGTGGCGCTGCGTAAACGGCTGGATGGCGGCCTGACGATAGCCAGCTCGGCGATTAACACCGCAGATATCACGCCTGACTCGCTGCGCTTTATGAAGGCGTTCTTTCCGGCCTTCTGGCACGAGCGTAGTTCTCTTCAGTTAAGAGTGGGCAAGCGATTTATTGAAGAGGCACTGCACTGGCAGCCGGGTCATGCCGATAAAATCTCAATCTATGAGCGGATCAGGGTGCTGGATCCACACATTAACCCAGCGATTATCAGCCAGATGCTGGCAAGTTTGAAACAGTGGCTGCCATCGCTGGGTAAAGTGCAGGTTGCGCAAAGCTGGGGAGGCTTGATCGACACCATGCCGGATGCCATTCCTGTTATTTCCGGCGTGCCTTCATCGCCGGGGCTCTATCTGGCAACTGGATTCTCTGGCCACGGTTTCGGCATTGCGCCTGCCGCTGGTCAGCTGATGGCAGACCTGGTCACCAACGTTACGCCAGTTGTCGATCCCAGCGCCTTCCGTTTGTCGCGTTTCAGTGACGGTGAGCAAATACGGGCACAGCACTGGTTATAG
- a CDS encoding ornithine decarboxylase, with the protein MTPLKIAASTTVAIHLQTGREVVTLEKTDFTDVAAVVVSVADSRSGMLALLRHTGFNLPVFISLDYPEQAQELELPDNVGLLAGDGDDAIKLEAAAAEYQSELLPPFFNTLTKYVAMDNSTFACPGHQGGAFFKKHPAGRQFFDFFGENVFRADMCNADVKLGDLLIHEGSAKHAQKFAAKVFNADKTYFVLNGTSSANKVVTNALLTRGDLVLFDRNNHKSNHHGALIQAGATPVYLETARNPFGFIGGIDARCFDEEYVRNQIKQVAPERAEEARPFRLAVIQLGTYDGTVYNARKVIDSIGHLCDYILFDSAWVGYEQFIPVMEACSPLLLELKESDPGIFVTQSVHKQQAGFSQTSQIHKKDNHIRGQQRFCSHKRLNNAFMLHASTSPFYPLFAALDVNAKMHQGEAGRRLWHECVTLGIDARKAILARCEMIKPFIPDEVDGKPWQEAKTETIASDPRYFSFAPRAEWHGFEGYEKDQYLIDPCKLLLTTPGIDAATGQYASFGVPATILANYLRENGVVPEKCDLNSILFLLTPAESVEKMAYLVGKLAQFEQHLKQDALLSDVLPTIYRKNAKRYAGYTLRRLCLEMHQLYVSYGVKDLQKAMFRQESLPKVVMNPQDANIEFIRGNVELVPIAKAEGRIAAEGALPYPPGVLCVVPGEAWGGAVQRYFLALEEGLNLLPGFSPELQGVYAEVDEQGVKRLYGYMINE; encoded by the coding sequence ATGACACCACTGAAAATTGCAGCCAGCACCACTGTGGCTATTCACCTCCAGACCGGACGCGAAGTCGTTACGCTGGAGAAAACCGATTTTACCGATGTGGCGGCAGTGGTCGTCTCGGTTGCCGACTCCAGATCCGGCATGCTGGCGCTGCTGCGGCATACCGGCTTCAATCTGCCGGTCTTTATTTCGCTCGATTATCCTGAACAGGCGCAAGAGCTGGAGTTGCCAGACAATGTCGGGCTGCTGGCTGGCGATGGGGATGACGCTATCAAGCTGGAAGCTGCCGCGGCGGAATACCAGAGCGAACTCCTGCCGCCCTTTTTCAACACACTGACCAAATATGTGGCGATGGACAACAGCACCTTTGCCTGTCCGGGCCATCAGGGCGGGGCGTTTTTCAAAAAGCACCCTGCCGGACGACAGTTTTTTGATTTCTTTGGTGAAAACGTTTTTCGTGCGGATATGTGCAATGCTGACGTGAAGCTTGGCGATCTGCTGATCCATGAAGGCTCCGCCAAGCATGCCCAGAAATTTGCCGCCAAAGTGTTTAACGCGGATAAAACCTATTTCGTGCTGAACGGCACCTCCAGTGCCAATAAAGTGGTAACGAACGCGCTGCTGACGCGCGGCGATCTGGTGCTTTTCGACCGCAACAATCACAAATCTAACCATCATGGCGCCCTTATCCAGGCGGGGGCCACGCCGGTTTATCTGGAAACGGCCCGCAACCCGTTTGGTTTTATCGGCGGCATTGATGCGCGCTGCTTTGATGAAGAGTACGTACGTAATCAGATCAAACAGGTTGCGCCGGAGCGGGCTGAGGAAGCACGGCCCTTCCGTCTGGCGGTGATCCAGCTTGGGACTTACGACGGCACGGTCTATAACGCCCGTAAGGTGATCGACAGCATTGGGCACCTGTGCGACTACATCCTGTTTGACTCGGCATGGGTTGGCTATGAGCAGTTTATTCCGGTGATGGAAGCCTGTTCTCCACTGCTTTTAGAGCTGAAGGAGAGCGACCCGGGCATTTTTGTTACGCAGTCGGTGCACAAGCAGCAGGCAGGCTTCTCGCAGACTTCGCAGATCCACAAAAAAGATAACCATATTCGCGGGCAGCAGCGTTTTTGTAGCCACAAGCGCCTGAATAATGCGTTTATGCTGCACGCCTCAACCAGCCCGTTTTACCCGCTGTTTGCCGCGCTGGACGTCAATGCCAAAATGCATCAGGGCGAAGCGGGGCGCCGTCTGTGGCACGAGTGCGTGACGCTGGGAATTGATGCGCGAAAAGCGATTCTGGCCCGCTGCGAAATGATCAAACCCTTTATTCCTGATGAGGTGGATGGCAAGCCCTGGCAGGAGGCGAAAACTGAAACCATCGCTTCAGATCCCCGCTATTTCAGCTTCGCCCCGCGGGCAGAGTGGCACGGCTTTGAGGGTTATGAAAAAGATCAGTATCTGATCGATCCCTGCAAGCTGTTGCTGACCACGCCCGGCATTGATGCCGCAACGGGGCAGTACGCCTCTTTTGGCGTCCCGGCGACGATTCTGGCTAACTATCTGCGCGAAAATGGCGTGGTGCCAGAAAAATGCGATCTCAACTCCATTCTGTTTTTGCTGACGCCGGCGGAGAGCGTGGAAAAAATGGCGTATCTGGTCGGCAAGCTGGCGCAGTTTGAACAGCATCTGAAACAGGATGCGTTATTGTCCGACGTGCTGCCCACCATCTACCGGAAAAATGCGAAGCGCTATGCAGGCTATACGCTGCGTCGTCTCTGTCTGGAGATGCATCAGCTCTACGTCAGCTACGGCGTGAAAGATTTGCAGAAGGCGATGTTCCGTCAGGAGAGCCTGCCGAAGGTAGTGATGAACCCGCAGGATGCCAACATTGAATTTATACGTGGCAACGTCGAGCTGGTGCCCATCGCTAAGGCGGAAGGGCGCATAGCTGCAGAAGGCGCTTTGCCTTATCCTCCGGGCGTGCTGTGCGTGGTGCCTGGCGAAGCCTGGGGCGGCGCGGTGCAACGCTACTTCCTGGCGCTGGAAGAGGGGCTTAATCTGCTGCCGGGCTTCTCGCCGGAACTGCAGGGCGTTTATGCCGAGGTGGATGAGCAGGGCGTTAAACGGCTCTATGGCTATATGATTAACGAGTAG
- a CDS encoding TetR/AcrR family transcriptional regulator: MTLTATRARTRRLLIETAMKMFDSGAFPSITEVAQEAQLSRATAYRYFPTQSALVSAIVTETLSPIKSWRPVKEDASERIDELLGFAFPRMLEHEGTLRAALHLSLTQWAQSRSNERPEKEKLVRGNRKALLQHVVEPLNQEMSPERVERVVQSLSLVYGSEIFLVMKDIWGCSNDQLQDIGKWIAKAIVRQAREDEKLSVSDAK; the protein is encoded by the coding sequence ATGACACTAACCGCTACAAGAGCAAGAACACGTCGTTTACTGATCGAGACCGCCATGAAAATGTTCGACAGCGGCGCGTTTCCATCCATCACCGAAGTGGCTCAGGAGGCACAGCTTTCCAGAGCCACGGCCTACCGCTACTTCCCTACGCAGAGCGCGCTGGTTTCCGCCATCGTGACGGAAACGCTAAGCCCTATCAAAAGCTGGCGTCCGGTAAAAGAGGATGCCAGCGAACGCATTGATGAACTGCTGGGCTTTGCTTTTCCGCGCATGCTGGAGCATGAAGGCACGCTTCGCGCTGCGCTGCACCTTTCGCTGACGCAGTGGGCGCAGTCCCGCTCTAACGAGCGCCCGGAGAAAGAGAAGCTGGTCAGAGGCAATCGTAAAGCGCTGCTGCAGCACGTTGTCGAGCCGCTGAATCAGGAGATGTCGCCGGAAAGGGTGGAGCGTGTGGTGCAGTCGCTGTCGCTGGTTTACGGCTCGGAGATTTTTCTGGTGATGAAGGATATCTGGGGCTGCTCAAATGACCAGCTGCAGGATATAGGCAAATGGATTGCTAAAGCGATAGTGCGTCAGGCGCGGGAAGATGAAAAGCTGTCAGTTTCAGACGCAAAATAA
- a CDS encoding Tm-1-like ATP-binding domain-containing protein — protein MGTSTGYVYAVATADTKGRELFYVRECVARTGAEVLTVDLSTQPVSAASGADFPPELIADFHPEGRAAVFCGDRGKAIDAMALAFKIFLSNRPDLAGVIGLGGSCGTALITPAMQALPVGIPKVMVSTMASGDVSGYVGASDISLLYSVTDVAGLNRISRQVLGNAAHQIAGAVLWKPERSADDKPALGLTMFGVTTPCIQQVSAELEADYDCLVFHATGSGGMAMEKLAGSRMLAGLLDLTTTEVCDLLFEGVLACEETRFEAMAASGIPCVISCGALDMVNFGHAESVPQKYASRLFYHHNAQVTLMRTTVEENVKMAKWIAEKLNRCEGKVAFLIPEGGFSALDAPGQAFWSPEADNAFITTLEAHLIQTERRFIRRLPYNINDPQFAQAAVRQFRQLTEKEF, from the coding sequence ATGGGTACAAGTACAGGGTATGTCTATGCTGTTGCGACAGCAGATACTAAAGGAAGGGAACTGTTTTACGTCAGAGAATGCGTGGCCAGAACGGGCGCAGAAGTTCTGACAGTTGACCTGTCTACTCAACCAGTTAGCGCTGCTTCAGGGGCAGATTTCCCGCCTGAACTGATTGCTGATTTCCATCCCGAGGGTCGTGCCGCAGTGTTCTGCGGCGACCGGGGAAAAGCCATTGACGCGATGGCGCTGGCATTTAAGATTTTCCTCAGTAATCGTCCCGATTTAGCTGGCGTGATCGGCCTGGGCGGATCGTGCGGCACTGCGCTGATCACGCCAGCGATGCAGGCTCTGCCGGTGGGCATCCCCAAAGTGATGGTCTCTACCATGGCTTCGGGTGACGTCTCCGGTTATGTGGGCGCCAGTGATATCAGCCTGCTCTATTCCGTCACGGATGTGGCCGGGCTTAACCGCATTTCCCGTCAGGTACTGGGTAATGCTGCGCATCAGATAGCGGGTGCTGTACTCTGGAAGCCGGAACGCAGTGCGGATGATAAGCCTGCGCTGGGGCTGACAATGTTTGGCGTGACAACTCCCTGCATCCAGCAGGTGAGCGCAGAGCTGGAGGCCGACTACGATTGCCTGGTTTTTCATGCCACAGGCAGCGGCGGCATGGCGATGGAAAAACTCGCTGGCAGCAGAATGCTTGCCGGCCTGCTGGATCTGACCACTACGGAAGTGTGCGATCTGCTGTTTGAGGGCGTGCTGGCCTGTGAGGAGACGCGCTTCGAAGCGATGGCGGCGTCTGGCATACCTTGTGTTATCTCCTGTGGGGCGCTGGATATGGTTAATTTCGGCCATGCGGAGAGCGTGCCGCAAAAATATGCCAGCCGCCTCTTCTATCACCACAATGCGCAGGTAACGCTGATGCGCACCACGGTGGAGGAGAACGTCAAGATGGCGAAATGGATAGCGGAGAAACTCAACCGGTGTGAAGGTAAAGTAGCCTTCCTGATCCCGGAAGGGGGCTTCTCGGCGCTAGATGCACCCGGGCAGGCCTTCTGGTCACCGGAAGCGGATAACGCCTTCATTACCACGCTTGAGGCGCATCTTATTCAGACGGAACGCCGCTTTATTCGCCGTCTCCCTTACAATATCAACGATCCTCAATTTGCGCAGGCTGCAGTCAGGCAGTTTCGCCAGCTTACAGAGAAGGAGTTCTGA
- a CDS encoding phosphoenolpyruvate hydrolase family protein: MAFTRQDILTKFNAMIARREPIIGGGAGTGLSAKCEEAGGIDLIVIYNSGRYRMAGRGSLAGLLAYGNANEIVVDMAKEVLPVVKNTPVLAGVNGTDPFCHFDKFLDDLKAMGFSGVQNFPTVGLIDGNFRANLEETGMGYGLEVEMIALAHQKGLLTTPYVFSEADAIAMTKAGADIIVPHMGLTTGGNIGAETALKLSDCVPLINQWAAAAKAVRKEVIVLCHGGPISSPQDAQYILDNCPQCDGFYGASSMERLPTESALTDTTRQFKNITR, encoded by the coding sequence ATGGCTTTTACCCGTCAGGATATACTGACAAAATTTAACGCGATGATTGCCCGCCGCGAACCGATCATCGGTGGCGGCGCCGGAACGGGGCTCTCCGCAAAATGTGAAGAAGCGGGCGGGATCGATCTGATCGTGATCTACAACTCAGGTCGCTACCGCATGGCAGGACGTGGATCGCTTGCGGGCCTGCTCGCCTACGGCAACGCCAATGAGATTGTGGTAGATATGGCAAAAGAAGTGCTGCCGGTAGTGAAAAATACGCCAGTGTTAGCGGGCGTGAACGGCACCGATCCTTTCTGCCATTTTGACAAATTTCTGGACGATCTGAAGGCGATGGGCTTTTCGGGCGTGCAGAACTTTCCGACCGTAGGGCTGATTGATGGCAACTTCCGCGCTAATCTCGAAGAGACGGGCATGGGATATGGGCTGGAAGTGGAGATGATCGCCCTGGCGCATCAGAAAGGGCTGCTGACTACTCCCTACGTATTCAGCGAGGCGGATGCCATTGCGATGACCAAAGCGGGTGCCGATATCATTGTGCCGCATATGGGGCTGACCACCGGCGGCAATATCGGCGCTGAAACCGCGCTGAAATTATCCGACTGCGTGCCGCTGATTAATCAGTGGGCGGCGGCGGCAAAAGCGGTGCGTAAAGAGGTGATTGTGCTCTGCCATGGCGGCCCGATCTCCAGCCCGCAAGATGCGCAATATATTCTGGATAACTGCCCACAGTGCGATGGTTTTTACGGCGCCAGCTCGATGGAGCGCCTGCCGACCGAGAGCGCACTGACCGATACCACCCGCCAGTTTAAAAATATCACCCGCTGA
- the mltC gene encoding membrane-bound lytic murein transglycosylase MltC, with product MKKKLIGLLVIAPLLISCSGNKKPAFHEEWVKDTNGFDILMGQFAHNIENIWGINEVLIAGPKDYVKYSDQYYTRSHINFESGSITIETIAGTDPMASLRQAIITTLLIGEDPGNVDLYSDANDIKLGTEPLLYGQVLDNTGQPIRWQGRAASFADYLIQNKLQRRNVGLHVIWSVTIPMVPNHLDKRAHKYLPMVREAAAKYGVDQSLILAIMQIESSFNPYAVSHADALGLMQVVQHTAGVDVFRMKGKWGKPSRSYLLDPENNIDAGTAYLSILQSNYLGGISNPTSRRYAVITAYNGGAGSVLKVFSSDKTRAFNTINNLSPAEVYQTLTSNHPSAESRRYLYKVNSAQKSYHLY from the coding sequence ATGAAGAAGAAACTGATAGGTTTGCTGGTAATAGCGCCGCTGCTGATCTCCTGCTCAGGCAATAAAAAACCAGCTTTCCACGAAGAGTGGGTCAAGGACACCAACGGCTTCGATATTCTGATGGGTCAATTTGCCCATAACATCGAGAATATCTGGGGCATTAACGAAGTGCTGATCGCCGGCCCCAAAGATTATGTGAAGTACAGCGATCAATACTATACGCGCAGCCACATTAACTTTGAGTCAGGCTCGATCACGATCGAGACCATCGCCGGAACCGATCCAATGGCCAGCCTGCGTCAGGCCATTATCACCACGCTGCTGATCGGTGAAGATCCGGGTAATGTCGATCTCTATTCCGATGCGAACGACATCAAGCTCGGCACCGAGCCGCTGCTCTATGGCCAGGTACTGGATAACACCGGGCAGCCGATCCGCTGGCAGGGTCGTGCGGCCAGCTTCGCAGATTACCTGATCCAGAATAAGCTTCAGCGCCGCAATGTCGGCCTGCATGTGATCTGGTCGGTCACCATCCCGATGGTGCCAAACCATCTGGATAAGCGTGCGCATAAATATCTGCCGATGGTCCGCGAAGCCGCTGCGAAATATGGCGTCGATCAGTCGCTGATCCTGGCGATCATGCAGATTGAATCGAGCTTCAACCCCTATGCGGTGAGTCATGCCGATGCGCTGGGGCTGATGCAGGTGGTGCAGCACACCGCCGGTGTGGATGTGTTCCGCATGAAAGGTAAATGGGGCAAACCGAGCCGCAGCTATCTGCTGGATCCGGAGAATAATATTGATGCCGGTACGGCCTATCTGTCGATCCTTCAGAGCAACTATCTGGGCGGTATCAGCAACCCGACTTCACGCCGTTATGCGGTGATCACCGCCTATAACGGAGGGGCTGGCAGCGTGCTCAAGGTCTTCTCCAGCGATAAGACCCGGGCATTCAATACGATTAACAACCTCTCGCCTGCCGAGGTCTATCAGACGCTGACCTCTAACCATCCATCGGCTGAATCCCGCCGCTATCTCTACAAGGTGAACAGCGCCCAGAAGAGCTATCACCTCTACTGA
- a CDS encoding oxidative damage protection protein — translation MSRMIFCTFLQRDAEGQDFQLYPGETGKRIYNEISKEAWSQWMSKQTMLINEKKLSMMNPEDRKQLEQEMIKFLFEGHDVHIEGYTPPEE, via the coding sequence ATGAGCCGAATGATTTTTTGCACGTTCCTGCAGCGTGACGCCGAAGGGCAGGATTTCCAGCTCTATCCGGGCGAAACAGGCAAGCGTATTTATAATGAGATCTCTAAAGAAGCCTGGTCGCAATGGATGAGCAAGCAGACCATGCTGATCAATGAAAAGAAACTCAGCATGATGAACCCGGAAGATCGTAAGCAGCTTGAGCAGGAGATGATCAAGTTCCTGTTCGAAGGGCATGACGTCCATATCGAAGGTTACACCCCGCCAGAAGAATAA